In a genomic window of Octopus bimaculoides isolate UCB-OBI-ISO-001 chromosome 25, ASM119413v2, whole genome shotgun sequence:
- the LOC128250792 gene encoding uncharacterized protein LOC128250792 isoform X2 translates to MSDTGALISNITWNNIDTDQNYQVCDADSTLEISTENSLVQDQNQRQPTGRLNMLSTSNEFPEWKKDLNILRHSTQATTSPFLPLDDQYPNYQVMFTRSQPFPRELQYENTHSSDAKQKEDKATLSRVTSNISPELRSQPVTTKEPRNYEELFHRSNCYHTAMINSPASTIPPHFQRNIFDCYSNGKTINDAVFSGNTTCEDFEPNFDTASFDSEKKLPGYETSDMSYRNENDKVYNFQRFLKTHRNTNPIRDCQSKFVNFDSQTQSCQSGPYLNNPKLSLPDCSRFMQMENEPNVTVFKNISQRPFNSHLPISIRSGPPDCTRTRQPIIRMEPEYSINADDEYEIEERTCVNVNIDKLHTGGLDKTPPLCSTPVHPSTTSPSLSTTAAAETTSSTPLTTASASSSDSKEIPQRDQMKPFRQPYLPFQLELLEASYNKERFCSGETRKKLVKRTGLSDKQIRIWYQNRRAKSKKKANTFRHNLPTRNCKTPPDWMSSKTSDHNVDDDNDNDDDDDDDDDSSSLVPVSLKRVQVYRPWFPFGIDPKQFCPVHRQETASRRSSHS, encoded by the exons ATGTCAGACACAGGTGCGCTGATATCAAATATAACTTGGAACAATATCGATACCGACCAGAATTATCAGGTGTGCGATGCTGATTCTACGTTGGAAATATCGACAGAAAATTCTTTAGTTCAAGATCAGAATCAAAGACAACCAACGGGGAGATTGAACATGCTGTCCACTTCAAACGAATTTCCTGAGTGGAAAAAAGACTTAAACATCCTTCGGCATTCTacgcaag CTACCACCTCACCTTTCTTACCACTTGATGACCAGTATCCAAACTACCAGGTAATGTTCACACGGTCACAACCATTCCCCCGTGAACTGCAGTATGAAAACACTCATTCATCAGATGCCAAACAAAAGGAAGATAAGGCAACTTTGTCTCGTGTTACATCAAATATATCTCCTGAACTTCGATCGCAACCCGTCACGACAAAAGAACCCCGTAATTATGAAGAGCTTTTTCATCGTTCGAACTGTTATCACACAGCTATGATAAACTCGCCGGCTTCAACCATTCCGCCTCATTTCCAGCGCAATATCTTTGATTGCTATTCTAATGGAAAGACTATCAACGATGCTGTTTTCTCAGGAAATACTACATGTGAAGATTTCGAACCAAATTTTGACACCGCTTCTTTCGATTCTGAGAAAAAGCTCCCTGGATATGAAACTTCTGATATGAGTTACAGGAACGAAAATGATAAAGTTTATAATTTTCAAAGATTCCTCAAAACCCATAGAAATACGAACCCTATAAGGGATTGTCAgtcaaaatttgtaaattttgatAGCCAAACGCAGAGTTGCCAATCTGGACCTTATTTAAACAACCCTAAATTATCTCTTCCCGATTGCAGCCGTTTTATGCAAATGGAAAATGAACCAAACGTGAccgtttttaaaaatatttctcaaagaCCATTCAATTCACATCTGCCCATATCGATTAGGAGTGGGCCCCCGGATTGTACTCGAACACGGCAACCTATCATCAGAATGGAACCAGAATATTCCATAAATGCAg ATGACGAATACGAAATTGAAGAACGTAcctgtgtgaatgtaaatatcgATAAGTTACATACGGGTGGATTGGACAAGACCCCACCGTTGTGCAGTACTCCAGTCCACCCATCAACCACCTCACCGTCATTATCTACAACAGCTGCAGCAGAAACAACATCATCGACGCCATTAACGACGGCCTCTGCTTCTTCCTCgg ATTCTAAGGAGATACCACAAAGAGATCAAATGAAACCGTTTCGGCAACCGTATTTACCCTTTCAACTGGAATTGCTTGAAGCCTCCTACAACAAGGAACGATTTTGTTCAGGTGAAACCCGGAAAAAATTGGTCAAACGAACTGGCCTTAGTGACAAACAGATTCGTATATGGTATCAAAATCGACGAGCTAAATCgaagaaaaaagcaaacacaTTTCGACACAACTTGCCAACTCGGAATTGTAAAACGCCTCCTGATTGGATGTCATCTAAAACAAGCGAtcacaatgttgatgatgacaatgataatgatgatgacgatgatgatgatgatgatagtagttcATTGGTTCCTGTTTCTTTGAAACGTGTACAGGTTTATCGTCCCTGGTTTCCGTTCGGGATTGACCCGAAGCAATTCTGCCCAGTACATCGACAGGAAACAGCTTCCAGAAGATCATCTCATTCTTga
- the LOC128250792 gene encoding uncharacterized protein LOC128250792 isoform X1 has product MAPAMSTTKEHKQQQQHAITTSCGVKLTSETQSCLWKLLETERTILYNESKMSDTGALISNITWNNIDTDQNYQVCDADSTLEISTENSLVQDQNQRQPTGRLNMLSTSNEFPEWKKDLNILRHSTQATTSPFLPLDDQYPNYQVMFTRSQPFPRELQYENTHSSDAKQKEDKATLSRVTSNISPELRSQPVTTKEPRNYEELFHRSNCYHTAMINSPASTIPPHFQRNIFDCYSNGKTINDAVFSGNTTCEDFEPNFDTASFDSEKKLPGYETSDMSYRNENDKVYNFQRFLKTHRNTNPIRDCQSKFVNFDSQTQSCQSGPYLNNPKLSLPDCSRFMQMENEPNVTVFKNISQRPFNSHLPISIRSGPPDCTRTRQPIIRMEPEYSINADDEYEIEERTCVNVNIDKLHTGGLDKTPPLCSTPVHPSTTSPSLSTTAAAETTSSTPLTTASASSSDSKEIPQRDQMKPFRQPYLPFQLELLEASYNKERFCSGETRKKLVKRTGLSDKQIRIWYQNRRAKSKKKANTFRHNLPTRNCKTPPDWMSSKTSDHNVDDDNDNDDDDDDDDDSSSLVPVSLKRVQVYRPWFPFGIDPKQFCPVHRQETASRRSSHS; this is encoded by the exons GAAAGAACCATTCTATATAACGAAAGCAAAATGTCAGACACAGGTGCGCTGATATCAAATATAACTTGGAACAATATCGATACCGACCAGAATTATCAGGTGTGCGATGCTGATTCTACGTTGGAAATATCGACAGAAAATTCTTTAGTTCAAGATCAGAATCAAAGACAACCAACGGGGAGATTGAACATGCTGTCCACTTCAAACGAATTTCCTGAGTGGAAAAAAGACTTAAACATCCTTCGGCATTCTacgcaag CTACCACCTCACCTTTCTTACCACTTGATGACCAGTATCCAAACTACCAGGTAATGTTCACACGGTCACAACCATTCCCCCGTGAACTGCAGTATGAAAACACTCATTCATCAGATGCCAAACAAAAGGAAGATAAGGCAACTTTGTCTCGTGTTACATCAAATATATCTCCTGAACTTCGATCGCAACCCGTCACGACAAAAGAACCCCGTAATTATGAAGAGCTTTTTCATCGTTCGAACTGTTATCACACAGCTATGATAAACTCGCCGGCTTCAACCATTCCGCCTCATTTCCAGCGCAATATCTTTGATTGCTATTCTAATGGAAAGACTATCAACGATGCTGTTTTCTCAGGAAATACTACATGTGAAGATTTCGAACCAAATTTTGACACCGCTTCTTTCGATTCTGAGAAAAAGCTCCCTGGATATGAAACTTCTGATATGAGTTACAGGAACGAAAATGATAAAGTTTATAATTTTCAAAGATTCCTCAAAACCCATAGAAATACGAACCCTATAAGGGATTGTCAgtcaaaatttgtaaattttgatAGCCAAACGCAGAGTTGCCAATCTGGACCTTATTTAAACAACCCTAAATTATCTCTTCCCGATTGCAGCCGTTTTATGCAAATGGAAAATGAACCAAACGTGAccgtttttaaaaatatttctcaaagaCCATTCAATTCACATCTGCCCATATCGATTAGGAGTGGGCCCCCGGATTGTACTCGAACACGGCAACCTATCATCAGAATGGAACCAGAATATTCCATAAATGCAg ATGACGAATACGAAATTGAAGAACGTAcctgtgtgaatgtaaatatcgATAAGTTACATACGGGTGGATTGGACAAGACCCCACCGTTGTGCAGTACTCCAGTCCACCCATCAACCACCTCACCGTCATTATCTACAACAGCTGCAGCAGAAACAACATCATCGACGCCATTAACGACGGCCTCTGCTTCTTCCTCgg ATTCTAAGGAGATACCACAAAGAGATCAAATGAAACCGTTTCGGCAACCGTATTTACCCTTTCAACTGGAATTGCTTGAAGCCTCCTACAACAAGGAACGATTTTGTTCAGGTGAAACCCGGAAAAAATTGGTCAAACGAACTGGCCTTAGTGACAAACAGATTCGTATATGGTATCAAAATCGACGAGCTAAATCgaagaaaaaagcaaacacaTTTCGACACAACTTGCCAACTCGGAATTGTAAAACGCCTCCTGATTGGATGTCATCTAAAACAAGCGAtcacaatgttgatgatgacaatgataatgatgatgacgatgatgatgatgatgatagtagttcATTGGTTCCTGTTTCTTTGAAACGTGTACAGGTTTATCGTCCCTGGTTTCCGTTCGGGATTGACCCGAAGCAATTCTGCCCAGTACATCGACAGGAAACAGCTTCCAGAAGATCATCTCATTCTTga